The Plasmodium falciparum 3D7 genome assembly, chromosome: 5 DNA window AAGAGAGGATTTATGGAACAAAGAGGATAACAAATTTAGTTACGCACTTGACCCTAATGATTATGCATCTATAGAAGATAAACTTTTAGGATCTATATTTGgatactttaaaaaaaatcatgACAATTTGGTTAAACATTTGTTACAACAAATTAATACTtacaaacataaatatatggaaCTTAAAGaacaatatattaatgaagTTATGaaacttaaaaaaatatataacaaaagcATCATGGTCATATTTATAGCATCTTGTATTTCAATATTAGGACCTGTAATGTTACACATGCATCAAAATAATCCAGAAGAATTTTTTGCGACCATATTAAGTTTTTCTATATCATTAGGTCTTCATAATTTATTACTAACttaaattatacatacatatatatatttatatatatatatatatatgtgaaccCATTTTTGTTGTTCTATATATTCGTGAATCATTTGTCCCTTCATATATTTTcgtgttataatataaagtaatattataacttatgtttgtttattataaatatgtttaccactgaaatatattatatatgtatatatatatataataatatatatatatttatatatacatctaATATGCGTATATATGTCTTATATAATAGATTTAAAACTCtaacaattatataaatttgttgTATATAGGAactaaaattattaaaatattatttttttatataattaaaaataatcttcatttttacgttatcatatatatatatatatatatatgtgcctTTATACTATTGTAccttatataaaatgttaaattaaaaaaaaaaaaaaaaaaaattaatctaCATTTTAAAGTTCATAATTCtgtattaaaacaaaaaaatatatcgaaatattatattcttttttttttaaaaaaaaaaaaaaattacacaaAATTTAATCCACATAACCatccattaaatatatacatagcaacttgtaaaatatatatatgcaaatattttaattttttttttgttataaaaatttatttaaaaaattatataataaaactatAAGAAGTTATACAgacacatatattaataattgtgATTCTAAAACAGAAAAAttcttcaaatatatatttacatcatatatattttatattataaaaaaaaaaaaaatatatatatatatattttttatttagttAAAACCTTGTACTTTTTATACAactcaaaaaaaattaaaaataaatatatatttaattaataacaattaataaaaataatttatcatatatgttatttttatttaggacgtacaaaaataaatcatattataatattttcatttatttattttttttttttttttttttgctttacaaaataaagaacGATATTTATTTCGTGtatgataatttataataaagtaAAAACATAAAGATATATTCAAACACATACAAAATggcctttatatatatataaaatatataagatcttttatattaaattgtttctttttttttttctttttttgtaatataatattggtaatattaatatataattttaaaataacgtactaaaatatattaacagaACTATGAGTATTTATTTAAGTAAAATAATGTGAACGAATGGTAGATATATTAGTATCATTTTggttataataagaaaaaattattgggaaaaaatatatataaaaatgtaatatatttttttcatataccttttttttttttacccttatagatattttatatattatataatataataatattagaatTGGggtttaatttattatttatataatatatatatttatatatatattataatatatatttttttttccctcttTTTTAcaattaacaaaaataatagaaTACATGCAAAAATACATGTATATTTCTTATCCCCCAATGGgtgataaaatatacaatataataatattataatataacacaTGTTGACccctaaaaatatataccaaatatttactttttattttatataagatatttatatatattatattatatacatatatatatatataatatatataatatatatatatatatataatatcttatttaataacttatttattaaaaaaaattttcattttttccttccaaaaaaaaaaaaaaaaaaaaaaaaaaaacgaaaatataatttttttctaaattagaaaaacaaaaaatacttaataataatttttatattatttataatatttaaatttgttTAATCTTTATATACAaccatattttcatatatgtatttttttttagtttacaaaaaatataaattacatatatagaatacggataaaaaaaatatttatatacattttttttttttttctattttcaaaatatattttaaaaaaataaaaaatgttatttttttcctattatttttaaaaataaaattttaaatatatacaaaaaaaaattgaattttatatctattttcttctaaaaaggtaattaaaaaaaaaaaataaatgataacataaaattaaaatattataatgtattattattatatacgtATCAATGTATGATCTCTCCCTTTATAATGATACATAtgttacataaaaaaaaaaatatatactatattatgttttttttaattaataaatatattttttttaaaatttacaaCATagttaaaaaagaattattatctaacgaatatttttttatatataatatttttattttatatatcatatatctatatatatattatttacatatttatatattaataataatataattatttatatattatatatatatttatttaattctttatttagaacaagggaaaaaaaaaaaaaaaaaaatttacgtATTCTtaaaatactttttttttttatgaccattttttgttaaatttattcaaatctaaaaaaaattaagaaaccaaaaaaactagaaaaaatatataatttaaaaataaaaatattacatatttttataaaaaaataaaatatatttatatatttataatttatatgataataaattccGTTATCCATTATTTTATAAgccacaaaaaaaaaaaaaaaataaaataaaaaaataaacaaaaaaagtaaaattaaaaaaatataaaaattaattttcaACCAttctatataaattttattaatatttctatatttttaatttaataattttataggtacattaaaaaaaaaaaataaaataataataataataatatatatatatatatttcttattatatttataataatttattttcatacatataaaataataataaaaatatatatatatatatatataataaaatattcctaaggaaaatattcatttcttttaaaaaataaataagaaaaaaaaattatcgaTACAACCCTCcttttatgttttaaattTGTTAAAGAGGTAAATTCacatagaaatatatattttttatataatatatatatatatatatatatatatatatatgtatgtatgtatgtatgtatgcatgtatgtatatttattgaaatattaattctataatacatattcataattttatatattaaatatttctatatgcatataatataaactaaattatatttatattatagagaatgaatatttttaaaaataaaatatatgccATTTAACatttacttatattttttatcaatatttatatatatatatatattattacaatgttgttcatttgttttttattttcttttttttattgtcaATATAGGGATATTTGTTTGTAATTAATAAGGATATAATTAAGATAAAATCTATTAGaatcaaaaaaattttaatttaataatttgaaaaaaatgtgtAGCGCAGCTCGAGCATTTGATTTTTTTACTGATTTAGCCGACGAACCAACACAATTACAGGATGCAGTACCAGAGACAACCGAAAAATTGGCCGAAGTAGTTTCGGATGCAGCAACAAATGTTACTGATGCAGTAAGTGATACAGCTAGTGGTATTGGAAGTTTAGTTGGAGAAGCAGCTAGTAGTTTAGGAAATTTAGTTGGTGAAGCAGCAAGCGGTATAGGAAATATAGTTGGAGGTGCAGCAAGCGGTATAGGAAATATAGTTGGAGGTGCAGCAAGCGGTATAGGAAGTTTAGTTGGTGATGCAGCAAGCGGTTTAGGAAATTTAGTTGGTGATGCAGCAGAGGCACTTGCAACTACCGAATTAAAAGATGTAATACCAGAAAATACTGAATCCACAACTGATTTGGTACCATCTGAGGTATCACCTCCAGTAGATGATTATCTCGACGATGACGGTTTTTCAAGCTTTAGAGAATTTCTTGAAAGTACTCCTTGTTGGCAACGTAGAATGGCTCAAGAAGCTTTACTTAATGAATACGAAGTAGAATCTCCAGCCGAATCTATGTCCCCTATTCTTAGAGTACAATTTTTTGCAGATTTTGCAAAACAAGCCGTACATGTTGCTAAACAAAATTATCTCTATGTTGTGATATTCCTATTCTTTGttattaacatattattGTTCATCAACTTTTACAACTTAGGAAAAagagtaataataaaaaaaatagtataaaaaatttataaatttatacataaatatatatatatatatatatatataatctatcatattatgtttatatatttatctgtacatatataatttgatcCATTTAttcatacataatatttttatttattctatttttaatattacagAAAGGATATTACCTagcaaaaaaacaaaaaaaagaacaaatgcTAGAACAAAACCCAGAACAAAACCCAGAACAAAACGCACAACAAAACGCACAACAAAACGCACAACAAAACGCACAACAAAACGCACAACAAAACGCACAACAAAACGCACAACAAAACACACAACAAAACACACAACAAAAAACACAACAGAACCCACAACAAAACGCACAACAAAACACACAACAAAACACACAACAACAATCCACAACCAAATCCACAACAAAAACAGTTGCTAGAGAAACCTaaagataaattattataaatcaaTTGTGCCAACAATAATGAGAATTTgaaatagtaaaaaaaaaaaaaaaaaaaaaaagacaatcATTCCTCACGAAACAAAAACGTAATAGATGGATTATATTCGTtacttaaataaaattaacaaatatgaatatatttgtagatgaatatgttttttcttttttcattaaataattctctccatatttatatatgtataaataaacatatatatatatatatatatatttatatttatttatttatttatttgtaagtTCTTcctaaattaaaaaattaattttattatatattaatatttttgctacaattatatatgttttccttttattattttattattttttaaccttttttttttttttttattacataattcatattttaattaaaactTTTGATCGTTTATgtatatgaaaatttaatttgtttttgtttatatatacatatgtattatatatatatatatatatatatatatatatatatatatatgtatattttttttaattctttttgtgtattataaattccttttcttttttttttctatatatttttaaatgtcatattattttttataaggaatattttattattgtatattttttgtatgcATACATAATTAAAAACGTTCacaacataatataattattgtttttattaaactctctatatattttccaaaaaaatatacattattactTCTAAAAAAAccatataaaatgaatttaacaatgtacacatatattataaatatctaAAGACTGtacaattaaatataaacattattGCATAATAAAACTTAAAAGAAatgtcacatatatatatatatatattttttttttttatcattattcaaaattaatatgttttctttttctttttttctttttcaattataattttttcatataaatatatattaattcatatcttcattttttcccAATAGCTAtaccttttattttataatattcttaaaaaattatatgaatattttcattCCTATTATTATACACACAAATTAAGAATTCAATatcatttgttatatatttattaaataataaattaatattgttcccatttttaacattatgaattattatcatatttttttaattaattctcCAAAAAATgtgaacaatatatattaagtatatttttttttttttattcacatgaaaattatatctacatatataaatatatattatatatatatatatatttttttcattttattttatgttatattattaattatttaattggatacacatataaatatatatttcttatattataatatattttatcaaaaataataaaatatggaaaaaatatattatatatatggcaTCGTATACtcttaaatatttttgtattccCCTATggaatttttaataaaatagtgACAGACGTATTTAAATACTTAAGCATATATTAAAcatgtacataaatatattatatatatatatatatatatatatatatatatatatatatttataattttgtctttatatattatggaaTAGCATTAAAATGTTCAAGAAGAAttgcatatattaaaattgtataatagaaagtataataaaatatataaaaatattatattatttttattttataccattaatatatataatataatataattgtaaaatataaaaaaaaatattaaaaacttaataataataaataaaataaagtttcataataacaaatatacaatataaaataaaatgtactTGTACTAAAGGGATACGcgcatattttttatatcacgAAAATATgcggaaaatatattttattattaatatgaaatataatgaaaaaaaaaaaaaaaataaccatAATATTTCTCATGtaaaataaggaaaatatatatacatatttcacctatatatatatatatatatatatatatatactcttaaatattaatatatttttttcaatgttattttataacgtaatatgataatatgagATTGTattcaattaaaaaatttgtttcttattaaataattaaaatacaagaaaaaaattaaaatttaataactATTTATTAAAGccatatatcatttatttttcacATATCCTAATAATAGTTCAAGgatttatttaaatcattaaataaatatattataatattatatattatattatatccaTAAGcccatttttataaaaatgggaaaattatatatatatatatatatatatatgaaaaaataattttcatgttaatatttaaataataataaactttgttatttatgtattctccttttttataagcatatttataatttatatagaaataaatatatttatttataaccaTGATTggattttattaatatggtAAAATACAACTAAAacgaagaaataaaataatatatatttagcgatcaattaaataattaatttttaatttcgtAAAGACTTAGCtataaaatacatttttttttattatacattattaaaaataagtttgtattgttttaaaaattatatttttttttttttcttataaaaaatatataaatgtataaataagaaaaatatattttattttacaacgattaaacaaaaattaataaaaataacttaTGGGGATTAccttaatattaaaatttaattatttttctatatttatatatataacctaTTTTAAAGcatacttttatatttaaaaaaaatatataatataatatatttaaataaaaatttataataattattttatatttattattaaaattattatatatatttatatattaacattaaataattttttatttaaaatagaaacaacaaatatgtaaaataaaaacaacaccgttataaaaaaaaaggtatataaaaaatttagaaaaataaaaatattaaaaaatgaatataaaaatataaacaaaaaagtgaattcatttttattatttttataaaaaataaactttatattattcattctccttttttttcaatgacttttttattatatattatgaataaaatgaataaattaaaaaaaaaatacattacatattatattatataaacatagtATTCTTTCATAATTCCTCCATAGGTAacgaaatattttaaaaaataaaatatgtatcatTTAATTCTTAAGaacattattaattttaataaaatgtcACTTTTTCCTAAACCAAATTTTAGAGGaagcatatttttttttttttttttcatcatcatgcatataacaaaaataaattattattccgcattttataaaaaaatgtatttcttttataagaagaagaatataattttatttttaaatataaataaataaattataattaatgtaTGCTTAaacaatttataaaataaaatttttataattttattattattattatttattattattatatatattacataattatactataaataatatataatttttatatttatatattttttgtaaattttaTTCCCCCAAaagataaacaaaaaaataagaaagaaaaaaaaatttatcttttataaaataaaattatatatattaataaaaaaaatatatatatatatatatattatgtataaatgtatataataatttttattatttttatatttaatatatacaaccacttttaattaattatatatatatatatacaacatttatatgtttttatctttcttatgaaatttttaattcttaaaattatgaaaattaaaaactataaaaaaaaaataatttaaaatacatcagaagaaataataatataatattgtttaaattttatttttatattatgttttaatatacctttcttgtttttatttatgaagaatataataaaatttataaaaaaatgtatgaatactattatttataatactatattttaaatacaatattgttattcatattgttttttttttttttttttcaaataataaaaagttgTTTATAATGTACAAGGTagaaaaaaacatttaaatataatcatatatatttatatatgcgTTAGGTTTTTGTGTTATATGTTATAGATTcatgtatttaaaaattattcatattttttttttgtatacattttatataaattatataaataagtgaaagaaccttttttttttttttttttttttttcatttacaaTTTATAAAGCTTGTCttcacatatttattttataaaaaaattatattttaaagattcaatagaataaaaaaaaaaaaaatatatttgttccaactttttatgttttgagacacattttttttttttttaaatataagtgtatataaaaaaaaatataatcatattttttttattttgttcttgaTACCTTACAatagtatataatatagaaatgGAATCACAAAATAAAGCTTCTAGTACAAGCATAAATGTAGATGAATATTCAAGTCTTACAAGCAACAATGAAAATCCACAAAATACCGCTACTCTTACGAATCTAACACCTGATCAAATAAGTGCATTGAATGCGCATTTAccaaatgaaataaatatagaaacAATTACTTCTACATTGACAACAAATAACGAAAATGAAGTAAATCCATTAGTACCATCATCAATTTCAAATACCCTAGATACATTGACATTTTATCAATTAATTTTGATAATTATTTCTATTGTTAATTTTTGtgtaaggaaaataaaataaatattaataataatcataataataataaatgttatataataaaaaatattcatgtataaaataattttaaccTATCATACATGttttaattatacatattcattataatattgtaaatatttatattcatatatttttatattttttctttagcGAAAGAAATCACAAACatacaataaaaattttgaagaaaaatttaatttagcAAGCGTTCAAAGTTCTAATGCAACACAGCAAGAAAATAGTAATCAAAATAAGGAAATTAATGAAGTAAAAGAGTCTTCTCAAACACAACCACCAGTGACACCACAAGAAACAGTCACAACACAAGCAGCAGCCACACCACAAGAAACAGTCGAAACACAAGAACCAGTGACTCCACAAGAACCAGTGACTCCACAAGAACCAGTGACTCCACAAGAACCAGTCACATCACATGCACCAGTGACACCACAAGAATCAATCACAGTACAAGAACCAGTCACAGTACAAGAACCTGTAACAACACAAGAACCTGTAACAACACAAGAACCTATAACGGTACAAGAACCAGTCACAGTACAAGAACCAGTCACAGTACAAGAACCAGTCACAGTACAAGAACCAGTCACAGTACAAGAACCAGTCACAGTACAAGAACCTGTGACATCACAAGAACCTGTGACACCACAAGAACCTGTGACACCACAAGAACCTGTGACACCACAAGAACCTGTGACACCACAAGAACCTGTAACAACACAAGAATCTGTGACAACACAAGAACCTGTGACAACACAAGAACCTGTGACAACACAAGAACCTGCGACAACACAAGAACCTGTGACAACACAAGAACCAGTAACACCACAAGAACCAGTAACAACACAAGAACCAGTAACAACACAAGAACCAGTAACAATAGAAGAACCAGTAACAACACAAGAACCAGTAACAATAGAAGAACCAGTAACAACACAAGAACCAGTAACAACACAAGAACCAGTAACAACACAAGAACCAGTAACAACACAAGAACCAGTAACAACACAAGAACCAGTAACAACACAAGAACCAGTAACAGTAGAAGAACATATTGATGAGAAAAAAGGATCAGAAGGTGATAACATTTCATTAAGCAGCTTATCGGAAGAAACTCAAGAAAAATctcacacaaaaaaaaaaaaaagcagcTGGCTTAAATTTGGAAgaggaaataaaaatgacaagaaaaataagaaggaaaaaaaatcttCATTAGAAAGTGTTAAACAAAATGTTGAAGAAAAACAAGAACGCACACTCAttcaagaaaataatattgaacAAGAATCAGTAACTACTGAACAGCAATTAACAACACAAGAACCAGTAACAGTAGAAGAACATATTGATGAGAAAAAAGGATCAGAAGGTGATAACATTTCATTAAGCAGCTTATCGGAAGAAACTCAAGAAAAATctcacacaaaaaaaaaaaaaagcagcTGGCTTAAATTTGGAAgaggaaataaaaatgacaaaaaaagtaaaaacgaaaaaaaatcTTCATTAGAAAGTGTAAAACAAAATGCTGATGAACAAAAAGAACAGCCTACAGATTCACAAATATCTGTTAATGCACAAGATTCAGTAACAACTCAAGAACCTATTACAGCTCAAGAAACAGTTACAGAACAAGAACCTATAACAACTGAAGAACCCTTAACCACACAAGAAACGGTTACAACACAAGAAACGGTTACAACACAAGAACCAATAACAACACAAGAAACAGTAACAGCACAAGAACCTGTTACAGCTCAAGAACCAGTGACAACACAAGAATTAACCGAAACACAAGAACCAACCGCAACACAAGAATCAATCGCAACACAAGAACATGCTGATGAGAAGAAAGCATCAGAAGGTGATAACATTTCATTAAGCAGCTTATCGGAAGAAACTCAAGAAAAATctcacacaaaaaaaaaaaaaagcagcTGGCTTAAATTTGGAAgaggaaataaaaatgacaaaaaaagtaaaaacgaaaaaaaaccTTCATTAGAAAGTGTAAAACAAAATGCTGATGAACAAAAAGAACAACCTACAGATTCACAAATATCTGTTAATGCGCAAGATTCAGTAACAATACAAGAACCAACCGCAACACAAGAACCACCCACAACACAAGAACTAACCGCAACACAAGAACCAACCACGACACAAGAAACAGTAACAGAACAAGAACCAACAACAACACAAGAAACAGTAACAGCACAAGAACCTATAACTACGCAAGAACCTGTTACAGCTCAAGAACCAGTCACAACACAAGAACTAATCGCAACACAAGAACCATCCACAACACAAGAACCATCCACAACACAAGAACATGCTGATGAGAAGAAAGCATCAGAAGGTGATAACATTTCATTAAGCAGCTTATCGGAAGAAACTCAAGAAAAATctcacacaaaaaaaaaaaaaagcagcTGGCTTAAATTTGGAAgaggaaataaaaatgacaaaaaaagtaaaaacgAAAAACAACCTTCATTAGAAAGT harbors:
- a CDS encoding skeleton-binding protein 1; its protein translation is MCSAARAFDFFTDLADEPTQLQDAVPETTEKLAEVVSDAATNVTDAVSDTASGIGSLVGEAASSLGNLVGEAASGIGNIVGGAASGIGNIVGGAASGIGSLVGDAASGLGNLVGDAAEALATTELKDVIPENTESTTDLVPSEVSPPVDDYLDDDGFSSFREFLESTPCWQRRMAQEALLNEYEVESPAESMSPILRVQFFADFAKQAVHVAKQNYLYVVIFLFFVINILLFINFYNLGKRKGYYLAKKQKKEQMLEQNPEQNPEQNAQQNAQQNAQQNAQQNAQQNAQQNAQQNTQQNTQQKTQQNPQQNAQQNTQQNTQQQSTTKSTTKTVARET
- a CDS encoding interspersed repeat antigen, which encodes MESQNKASSTSINVDEYSSLTSNNENPQNTATLTNLTPDQISALNAHLPNEINIETITSTLTTNNENEVNPLVPSSISNTLDTLTFYQLILIIISIVNFCRKKSQTYNKNFEEKFNLASVQSSNATQQENSNQNKEINEVKESSQTQPPVTPQETVTTQAAATPQETVETQEPVTPQEPVTPQEPVTPQEPVTSHAPVTPQESITVQEPVTVQEPVTTQEPVTTQEPITVQEPVTVQEPVTVQEPVTVQEPVTVQEPVTVQEPVTSQEPVTPQEPVTPQEPVTPQEPVTPQEPVTTQESVTTQEPVTTQEPVTTQEPATTQEPVTTQEPVTPQEPVTTQEPVTTQEPVTIEEPVTTQEPVTIEEPVTTQEPVTTQEPVTTQEPVTTQEPVTTQEPVTTQEPVTVEEHIDEKKGSEGDNISLSSLSEETQEKSHTKKKKSSWLKFGRGNKNDKKNKKEKKSSLESVKQNVEEKQERTLIQENNIEQESVTTEQQLTTQEPVTVEEHIDEKKGSEGDNISLSSLSEETQEKSHTKKKKSSWLKFGRGNKNDKKSKNEKKSSLESVKQNADEQKEQPTDSQISVNAQDSVTTQEPITAQETVTEQEPITTEEPLTTQETVTTQETVTTQEPITTQETVTAQEPVTAQEPVTTQELTETQEPTATQESIATQEHADEKKASEGDNISLSSLSEETQEKSHTKKKKSSWLKFGRGNKNDKKSKNEKKPSLESVKQNADEQKEQPTDSQISVNAQDSVTIQEPTATQEPPTTQELTATQEPTTTQETVTEQEPTTTQETVTAQEPITTQEPVTAQEPVTTQELIATQEPSTTQEPSTTQEHADEKKASEGDNISLSSLSEETQEKSHTKKKKSSWLKFGRGNKNDKKSKNEKQPSLESVKQNADEQKEQPTDSQISVNAQDSVTIQEPTATQEPTTTQETVTEQEPTTTQETVTAQEPITTQEPVTAQEPVTTQELIATQEPSTTQEHADEKKASEGDNISLSSLSEETQEKSHTKKKKSSWLKFGRGNKNDKKSKNEKKPSLESVKQNADEQKEQPTDSQISVNAQDSVTTQEPITAQETVTDQEPITTEEPLTTQETVTTQEPIATQETVTEQESITTQEPVTAQEPVTTQELTETQEPTATQESIATQESTLTQESTLTQESTLTQEPTTTQELTTTQEHDDEKKASEGDNHSLSSLSEETEEKSHTKKKKSSWLKFGRGDKNDKKSKNEKKPSLEGVKQNAEEQKEQPADSHISVNGQDSVTTEEPVTTQEQVTTQEADTAQVSITTQEHIDKKKGSESDNNALNKLSENKTSTKKKTSSWLSFGRKDKKDKKASLGSVKETYEKETQTEEQEPYITQEPYITQEPVTTQEAVTTQEPVTTQEPVTTQEPVTTQEPVTTQEPVTTQEPVTTQEPVTTQEPVTTQEPVTTQEPVVTQEPVATQEPVATQEPVATQEPVATQEPVATQEPVTTQEPVTTQEPVTTQEPATTQEPATTQETVTTQEAVTTQEPVTTQEPVTTQEPVTTQEPVTTQEPVTTQEPVAPQATVTTQETVAPQETVTTQEPVTTQEPVTTQEPVTTQEPVTTQEPVTTQEPVTTQEPVTTQEPVTPQQPVTPQQTVKPQQPVTPQQPATPQQPATPQQPVTPVNDSVQAATKDAPTSSANKKSRSWMSFGKGDKSDKKNKSKSNADDKSKESPSTENEGQPTKSKRGAKSWMSFGKGKK